A portion of the Thunnus albacares chromosome 23, fThuAlb1.1, whole genome shotgun sequence genome contains these proteins:
- the gnsa gene encoding N-acetylglucosamine-6-sulfatase has protein sequence MKMVSNRSCLSSLLICVTLWSHLSSGVFAKSYRRPNIVLILTDDLDIAIGGLNPLNKTKKLIGDAGISFTNAFVASPLCCPSRASILTGKYPHNHHVINNTLEGNCSSKAWQKSEEAHTFPALLRTSGYQTFFAGKYLNQYGHAEAGGVEHVPPGWNYWVALEKNSKYYNYTLSVNGKAQKHGADYSKDYLTDVLANMSLDFLQYKSNYQPFFMMVSTPAPHSPWTAAPQYQDEFNNTKAPRDPNFNVHGKDKHWLIRQAKTPMTNSSVQFLDDAFKKRWRTLLSVDDLVEKIVKRLEVRGELDTTYIFFTSDNGYHTGQFSLPLDKRQLYEFDIRVPLMVRGPNIKPNQTSQMLVANVDLGPTILDIAGYDVNKTQMDGMSFLPVMEGKMNSSSWRTDILVEYEGEGSNVSDPACPLLGPGVSECFPDCVCEDSYNNTYACVRTVAPSANLQYCEFDDNEVFVEVYNVTADPFQLTNIAKTIDQEVLEKMNHRLMMLQSCAGQSCRTPGVYDPRYKFDPRQMFTSHSWRLSRLRQTMK, from the exons ATGAAGATGGTTTCAAATCGCTCCTGTTTGTCGAGCTTATTGATCTGCGTCACTTTGTGGAGCCACCTGAGCAGCGGGGTGTTTGCTAAATCATACCGGAGACCAAACATTGTTTTGATTCTCACCGACGACTTGGACATCGCTATCGGGGGTCTG AATCCACTAAACAAGACCAAAAAACTCATAGGTGATGCAGGGATATCATTCACAAACGCA TTTGTTGCCAGCCCGCTGTGCTGCCCCAGTCGAGCCAGCATCCTGACGGGGAAATATCCCCACAACCACCACGTCATCAACAACACCTTAGAGGgaaactgcagcagcaaagCCTGGCAGAAGAGCGAGGAGGCTCACACCTTCCCCGCTTTGTTACGGACCAGCGGCTATCAGACCTTCTTCGCTGGGAAATACCTCAACCAG TACGGACACGCGGAGGCTGGTGGAGTGGAGCACGTTCCTCCAGGCTGGAACTACTGGGTCGCACTG gAAAAGAACTCTAAATACTACAACTACACTCTGTCAGTGAACGGGAAGGCTCAGAAACATGGAGCGGACTACAGCAAAGATTACCTGACAGACGTGCTG gccaACATGTCTCTAGACTTCCTCCAGTATAAATCCAACTACCAGCCGTTCTTTATGATGGTTTCCACGCCGGCGCCACACTCCCCCTGGACGGCAGCTCCTCAGTACCAGGACGAGTTCAACAACACCAAGGCGCCCAGAGATCCCAACTTCAACGTCCATGGAAAG gaCAAACACTGGTTGATCAGACAGGCTAAAACCCCCATGACCAACTCGTCCGTTCAGTTTCTAGATGACGCTTTCAAGAAGCG GTGGAGAACTCTGCTGTCAGTGGACGACCTGGTGGAGAAAATAGTGAAGAGGTTGGAGGTCAGAGGTGAACTGGACACGACCTACATCTTCTTTACCTCTGATAACGGGTACCACACAG GTCAgttctctcttcctctggaTAAGAGGCAGCTCTATGAGTTTGACATCAGAGTTCCTCTCATGGTCAGAGGACCAAACATCAAACCCAACCAGACCAGCCAG ATGCTGGTGGCGAACGTCGACCTCGGCCCGACCATCCTGGACATCGCCGGGTACGACGTCAACAAGACGCAGATGGACGGCATGTCCTTCCTGCCCGTTATG GAGGGtaaaatgaacagcagcagctggagaaCAGACATCCTGGTGGAGTATGAAGGAGAAGGAAGCAACGTGTCCGACCCCGCCTGCCCTCTGCTGGGACCCGGAGTGTCG gagTGTTTcccagattgtgtgtgtgaggactCGTACAACAACACCTACGCCTGTGTGCGCACAGTCGCCCCCTCCGCCAACCTGCAGTACTGCGAGTTTGACGATAACGAG GTGTTTGTAGAAGTCTACAACGTGACAGCGGACCCCTTCCAGCTCACAAACATCGCAAAGACCATCGACCAGGAAGTCCTGGAGAAGATGAACCATCGGCTGATGATGCTACAGTCCTGTGCCGGACAGTCGTGTCGGACACCCGGCGTGTACGACCCGAG GTATAAATTTGACCCTCGACAGATGTTTACCAGCCACAGCTGGCGGCTCAGCAGACTCAGACAAACGATGAAATAA